The Candidatus Dormiibacterota bacterium region CGATCCGTTCGATCGTCAAGCTCACCGAGGCCGGGCTTAAACTCTGCACCACGAGCGTCGGGGCCACCAACTGCAGGGGGATGTTGTAGACCCCTGTGGTGCGGTTGGAAAGATCGAGTACCGCCTTGATTTCATCCGGTTTGATGGGCGGCTCGCCGCGTTTGGTCGCGATCGTTACGACCGCTTCCTTTTCGGGAAAATGCGCGACGTATCCGTCGGGAAGGTTGGCCGCGACGATCGGCACCGAGAGCTGCTGGTCGAAGCGTGCCGAGATCACCGGATTGGTCGCAAACCGAAAATACGCCCATCCCACGATCGCAATCGCGAGCGCGAGAAGTTTAAGAACGAAGTTCCTGCGGATGATCTGCAAGCTGCTCTTCCTGGCCGCGCCGCGTCAGTCGCGCGCGCAAGTGAGTAACGACGTCGCGGGTT contains the following coding sequences:
- a CDS encoding CdaR family protein yields the protein MQIIRRNFVLKLLALAIAIVGWAYFRFATNPVISARFDQQLSVPIVAANLPDGYVAHFPEKEAVVTIATKRGEPPIKPDEIKAVLDLSNRTTGVYNIPLQLVAPTLVVQSLSPASVSLTIERIESRVFPLAVHYRGQRPSGIVVGSVTMQPATVVVHGPTGALGQISTVRVDVPIPGAPGSFDEMVRPRAVDSFGQEIPGLDVTPDLVRVQIQFIPGTGTKGR